A region of the Callithrix jacchus isolate 240 chromosome 10, calJac240_pri, whole genome shotgun sequence genome:
AGAACTGAACATTTCAGAGTTTTTCtatgttctcatttgttttgcCTAACTCTGTCATGTAACATGCTTCATTTGCCCTCTTTTTTACCATTCAGGAAATTTTGGtccagagatgttaagtaactttttcaaattaattataaCCAGTCCAAATAACCTTACCCCCAGCCGAAGGCTTATTACATTTTTTGCCCCAAATCTAAAACGCATTAAAACGTTATCTTTGAAGTCTTATTGTAAGatggtattttgttgttttatcatTCTCTATTGTCTTCTATTGATCTTTGGTCTTCACACTCAATCAAAGGTCCTGCTTGCTTTTTCATTATCTAAAAGGTTTCTAGAAAAGAGTTTCTCTACAAATGATGGGGAAGGGGTGGAGAGGGGGCGCAGCTTTACTTTGAACCCTAACGTTGAATTTACTTTGAATTTCAAATACCATTAAAAGAGAGGTAGGATTTATGTAATTATGAAATGATGGCCTGGATTTTAGAAAGCTTGAGAAAGGCCATTCTaggtcattttgtttgtttgcttgtttttagctCACAGTTACCAGAGTTCGCTATGTGCTGAAAAGTGTATGCAGTGTTGTTTGTTTTGTCCCCTGCCCAGAATTCAAGACAACTATTTTACAAAGATTAAAACTTAAAGAAGCATTGTGGAATAAGGCCTTGTATGCATCCCCAGTTTTCTAAACTATACCTCATTATGATTTAATAGTGCAAGGCTGATCGCTAGTTGCTATCTCACATTCTAGAACAATTTGTGGTGAGTTAAATGCAATTATATGTGTCATAATTTCCTTTAATAAAgttgataatgatggtgatgttgAAACCAAATGTTGGACACAATTCTTCCTTATATtcattttagcaaataaaatgttaaaatctgaGGTTAATCCTCAAATTCTGTTCTTATATAACTgcacaaaaaaataaacttaataaatctAGCATTTATATTGcacatttaatagaaaaattttaggCCATAATCACTGTAGCTGCTGGGCATCTTATTTCTTCAAGAATTCTTTCAGTGCATGCATTAACTTTGGTTAAATTTTTCTGGAGTTGAAAGGCAGAAGAACATATAAGATATATGATTTCAGAAGCATCATTGTAACAGACCAATTTCAAAAGATTCAGTTGCTAAATTTTACTTCATAGTTCCTTTGTAGATCagttatttagattttaaaagaggAGAGAATCATGTGATGTTATCTGCCTGGTCATTAGTCTCacacaatgaaaacaataaaataagacTAGAGAAATCATTCTTCCAATGATTGTCATTGAACTGTTACATTAGCAAACATTCACAGTATGAAGTCTCTCTCAATCTCCAGCATATAAagaagtgcaaaaaaaaaaaaaattccagtccTGTTACCTGCAAACAAAACTTATTACATATTCTCCAATGTCATTTATTCTATAATGTTAGACATTTGCTGTCAAATCTTCccaaaattaataacaaaatataatcAATTTCTAGAGGCCCTTGCagcctttttaaaagttaatttccagttaaaaataaactttaattaaaTCCAAGATAAAATTGTGACCTATATTCTattaaataatttactttcttttttctctacgcAGCAattcttacaatttttaaaaaacaactacaGAATCCAAAGACATATGAGATGCTATTAAAGCACTGATAAATGACTGTTCAAATTCATTAGTTCTTACATAGTAAATACTTCAAAATGCCAACTTTTCCCATCACTGCACAATTACTAACATTAACAATTTActtcacacactcacactcacacacacactctctctccatTTTCACTAACATCTTTTCTAGTTAATGTGCAAAACTCTtgcattctaataaaaatataaagatagatTTGCTCCTATTTAAGCCTCCCTCTTCTCCAGGATATATCATTTATTTGATATGTAATACAAGTTTAGGTACAATTATGCCATGTATAACCATTAAATGGTGTACTACTGTATGCATTGGATCATttgcatatttcattttcataactGCACTCTCTATGCATAAATATATTTGGAGATGCTTGGGGGGGCAGTGGCAGGTGGAGAAAGCAATTCACACATCAGTCTCCACAGCCTTTGCATTAGAACAGTTGTTTTTATCTGTCTCACTGTCATCCCCCTTTCCCTGACACTTCTCCTCCTTTGCACACAGAGATTCCTTAACTCCTTCTTCCATCTCTAGATACTCTGACTTGTCCCCCAGGGAAGAAGAAGTAGAGCTCCGAAATTTCTTGAGCAAATTAGAGGGGAGGTATGGGCAGCTGACTGCATTCTGCGTCAGCTGTGTCTGTTCCTCATTTTCAGTTTCTCTGTGGTAGAAATAGTTAAAGTTAGAGACAATCACTGGCACTGGCAAAGCAATGGTTAAGACACCCGCAATGGCACACAGGGACCCCACAATCTTGCCCCCCACAGTGATGGGCTTCATGTCCCCATAGCCCACAGTTGTCATGGTCACCACAGCCCACCAAAATGCATCTGGGATGCTTTGGAAATGGGTATTAGGTTCATCCGCCTCTGCAAAATACACAGCGCTGGAAAAGAGGATGACCCCAATGAAGAGGAAAAAGATCAGAAGGCCCAGTTCCCGCATGCTGGCTCTGAGGGTGTGGCCCAGGATCTGCAGGCCTTTGGAGTGCCTGGAGAGTTTGAAGATCCGGAATACTCGGACCAGACGAATGATTCTGAGGATGGCAAAGGACATGGCCTGCTGCTGCTGACCATTGCCACCCCCCTGTTGCTGGGCCAGGTCGGTGCCCAGTGTGATGAAGTAAGGCAAAATGGAGACAATGTCAATGATGTTCATGATGTTTTTGAAGAACAGTGCTTGGCTTGGACAAGCAAAGCAGCGAACCACAAACTCAAAGGAAAACCACACAATACAGACCGTCTCCACGATGAAGAAGGGGTCATTGAATATCGTGTGCCCTGAGTTCTCCAGGTGGGGTGCTGAGGTGTCATTCAACAACCCACCATGCCCTCCAGCACTCAGTGCCATGACGAGATCCCTGTCGTCCCTAAACTCAGGCAAGGTTTCCAGGCAAAAGATGACAATAGAGATTAAGATGACCAGGACGGACACAATGGCTATGCCCCTGGCGGGACTGGAGCTCTCTGGATATTCGAAGAGGAGCcaaatctgctttttaaattcattctcaGGGAGGGCCCTGTCCTCCTCTTCTCTCACAAAGCCCTCATCCTCCCGAAACTTCAACAGGGCCTCCTCCCCCAACTGATAGAACTTCACCTCCTCAGTGAAGATATCAAAGGGGACGTTGACTGGCCTCTTCAGGCGGCCTCCTGACTGGTAATAATATAAGATGGCATCAAAGCTGGGCCTGTTCCTGTCAAAAAAGTATTCATTGCGCAAAGGGTCAAAGTACTGAGTCCTCTTTTCAGGGTCTCCCAGCAAAGTCTCTGGAAACTGGGCCAGAGTTTTCATCTGAGTCTCAAAGCGTAGGCCTGACACATTTATCACCACACGTTCACAACAGTCACTGTAGCGGACTGAACTGTAGCCACCACCGCCCTCATCCTGGGGCAGCAGGTCCGTGTAGGAACACTCATCACCGTGGTCATCTTCACTATAGTAAAaccttccctcttcttcctcctcctcctcctcttcctcatcttcctcctcctcactcaGCTCCCTCAGGATCTTCTCCTCAGAGCCACTGGGCATCAGGTCAGAGCAATGAGGGAAGCTGCTCTGCCGGTGGTGGGCTTTCTTCTTCTCAGGCCGCTGTCGCTTCCTCCTTCGACTTCCCCGGCTGCTCTGAGGGTCATGGGAGGTGCAGGCCCCACGtgactggtggtggtggtgggaccCCCCACCAGAACCCCCACTTCCTTCGACGGCAGCTGTGGCCGCTGCAACGGCAGCTGCCGCAGCTGCCCTGGAGTGAGCAAGCCTCTCCCGCTCCCGGGCCCGGGCCTGGGCAGCATAACCGTAAGGCATGTGACTGTTGCATCCTGAGCTCTCCGCACTCACCATTGCAACCTCCATGGCGGTGGTTTTCGGAAATGACTGGTTCCAGttgtagaagaagaagaaagaaaaatagggcaGCTTCTTTTCTCACCAAATTAAGGTAAGTTTGGAACCCTTAAGCAGATTGCTTGGAAGACTAAGGATATTTTCAGTCCAactttgcattttctgtttttaaatcagCACGCCCCATGCTCTCTCTTCTCAGGGATTCAACATTGCTCTCCAGAGCTTGGCTGGTCGAGATAAACAGCCTAGCACTCTCAATCCTAAGAAGTCAGAAAACGCTGGAGTCTCTCAGACACCTATGTTTTGGGGGTAGATGTTCGAATTTGGAAAAGTGTCTGGGACGTGCTTAGTAATGACGCTGCAAGATTCAAAAGCAGCAAGTGTCTGACAGTCAGAAGTTATGcctagaaaatgaaatatatttttctcccatGGAAATTGGCCAATGCTCAGtccattaaatttaaataaaatgcaaataagccTTTACTGTTCGCACTTGCCTTCTAATGATGGCTCCACCCATGTTAAGATGTGGTTTGAAGTATGTCCAGCCATTTCTGCTCAAAGTCTATCAGGATGATTCTCCAGGCTCTCCTTTTAAATTCATCAAAGGCTTCCTGGACCCAGGTGCAATGCCACACCATAGATAGAGGCAAAGACCCTGGGAGGTAGAGAAGGTGCTAGATGAGGTGTCAGCAGAAGCAAAACCAGCTCTGAAGTCTCCATagacatcaaggaaatgcagagcaTCCTTCAGCCAAAATCATGCAGAAGAAGCGCTTCACCTGAAAAAGGATTGGAAACaagcataggaaaaaaaataaaaacgaaacAAATCATAAAGAGCAAACCGAGCATTTGTCTTCACATACACATCCTTCTCTTAACTTCAAGCAGGTCATATAACACACTAAGCACCCATACATTTTAAAGAGTATGGGGCAGGCTATTCTTACTCACTAAACATCCTTCTTTGCTTCTTCTTCGGTTATTATATTAGCTCAGTATTTTTTATGGCAACtcaattatttttcctctctcccctcatGGCCCACATGGCTCTTGTTTCTATCTTCCCCTTCACGAACACCAGGTCTTAATTCTCACTGTCACTCTCTTCATTCCACAAAAAATAATGCTGTGACTTTATAACTGCTTCCATCATTCATCTATGTCgaggcagtttttaaaatttccactcGTAAAATGTTTCTGAATTAAGTGCCCTTCCACTCCTCCCTATCTTCTGACTCAGGATTAGGGgagtcagaagaaaaaaaaaagaaaaacaaaaaccaaacagcaTTCTTTTGTCCAGACGGCACCACTTGAATGAGCTTCAATCACCTCATCCATAAAGTACAAATAATAATGCAACTTCCCCGAGCCCAtgtttgtaaggattaaatgagataatggatgTTGATAAAATATCACAGTGCCTTTTACCTAATGAATGGCAATGAAACACTGGCAGTTATGAATAACATGACAGTAACCTATGTTTTTATTGTCTATCTACACAGTCCCAAATGTTTGTGTCCTTAGGCCACTAAAGTAAGGGAAGATGGAATGTGAGGACATACAGGACATCTTGAGACTCACCAATGGCCTGTGTTAACTTGGCACTGCCTGACTCCCTGTAGCATGTCCCCATTGTTTTTCTGTCCCCCTTAATCCTGAACACCCCATACCACCCACAGACTAGGAACTAATGCCAGTTTCCACTTCCCTAATAATCATTTTCTCTCCTTGTGGTCGCCCCATGTTCACCTCAGTGGTTCCTCCTACACTCTGCTCAAGGGACTATCtccttagtttttaaatttcagcttgTGTGGACTTCATTCTTAGCCTATAATACACCCCCACCTTCACTTCAATAAATCCACATCCCCAACATCCCCCtcctctctccgtctctctctctttgcccacttttatttACAATCTTCCACTTCCTAATCACATGTCCCTTGCAGCTCTGATCTGCTCCCTCTGTCACCTGGTCCTTCTTCTTCCTTAGTTTGTTCTCCCAAGATCCAGGTAATTCATCTCCTCAGCCAAGTCCTGTAAAAGCCGCCATCCAAATCTCCTATCTCCTCTTGACTTTTCCATGTACTCTGTTCAACAAGACTTCCAAGAATGCAGGGAGTAACCCAGAGAACTGGAGAGAATGATGATAGCCAGAATTCAGGGCATCTACCAGCTTCTATTACTGGAAGCACTTGGAAAGCATAAGAGAAATGGCTTTTTGAAGCCATTAACAGGATTCAGCTCTTGACCACCTGCTGCTTCTTGCTGATCCTGTCAGCCTAGCAGCCTAAACACACTGAATTTCACGAAGTGACAAGCATAGAAGTGGCAAACAGAAGTCTTCCCAATCATATACCCCTTCCCAATCATACTCAATTTCCTAGGCAAGAAGGGCATTTTGATTGTGACACAAACCCCAGAAAATACACCACTGAGGGCATCTCACATGCTAGCTCCCTTCCTTGGCCTGACTGCTAACATCTCATACGCTGAAATGTTTACCCTCAAGGAGTCTCTAAATCTCTGCTTACAAAACCATCCTGGGGTGATATTCACTGTGGAGTGTCAGGCCAACATCCTTTCAAGACTTGCACAGACCAGATAGCTTGAGAGTTTGCTCAGtttcttccccagctcccccaaaATGATCATTTCAATGAAGCCCCAGTGTAGCCCAAGTTCCTGTATACCTGAGTACTACACATACCTGCCCTCCCACCCAACTGACTCCCAGAAGGTCATGAATTAGAGAGTCTTCTAATTCACCATCATCTCTTCGGGAGATCTAGAACTGCCCTCTTTCTGCTCTACACcaaataatttcacatttattttatttatttgggatttatttatttatttatttgggattattagtttttgtttatctAACTCCCTCCTCCACCAGACAAATAGCAAATTGCCTTCTTTTTATTGTCTATTAGTTACTTCACTATCTCTGatttagaaagaaagagggagagaaagaagagaaaagaaaaatcattcctCCAGCAAACCAGACTGGTTTTaaaatctctcttctttctcaagGTACTCCTGTTAAGAGAGTCTATTCAAGTCAATTCCCAGGAGCCTTTATGAGAGTGATCTTTGCAGAGGAATTTGTCTTCTTCTTTAACACCATTAAACTAACAGGATTTTGCAGACTACCTATTCCCTAATTCCGGCGCACCCCCCCCAAACAACAGCCAAACATCCCGCCCCTCCTCCTCtcaccgccccccacccccaacaacaAGGCTGTCCGTCTCTCAGTGCCAATTCCTGCAACTGTGTCAGGGTGGTACCTGAACCTTatctgagagacagagacagagagagaaactgagacagagagagagagagggaatcaGAAAAGCCAACACCGTGAGAAATATACACTTCAACGCACGCCATTTATGCAGCCCCTATGTATGTTGCTCAAATGCTCGGAAAATGCACGCGAATCCAAACATTGGGAAAGGCAGCAATTCAGACCCGTTCACCAGCTGTTCCCAAAGGAAGGGAACCGGTGAGGATCGGAGGAGGCGAAACGATGCTAAATCTTAACCCTCTCGTTGGGAAACGACATCTTTAATCGCGCCCTCGCCTCCAGACCTCAGTTCCCGCTCCAGCACATTAGCCAGGGCGCACTCACCGCATCCCCAGGGTTGGGAAAATAACAACTGTTGGCCCCCCGGAGCGCCGCGCAGCATCCGcacctcccttctcccacctcctGGTTTATTTTTAACCGCCTTCCATTCATGCCCTTCTGTCACATTCCCGATATTATTTATCCCTCAGAGGTCCACTGTTTCTTAACAGCCAAAAGAAGAGGGCGGAGGAAgggtttttttgaaaaggtatCATACTTACCGTTCCCCGGCGGGgcgaaaaataaaaataaagaaaatccacCGGCTGGCTTGTTTTTCCCCCTCAAGCTGCAACAGCTGGAGGAGGGGAAGAATGATCTTGGAGTGTTAAAGGGAATCACTCGGGTTTGGCAGGTGGAGGCTCCAAATATCCACGGAACAAGTTCTGTTGCCTGGCCCGGCGGGGGGCACAGAGTCCTCGCGGCtggagcctgggggtgggggtcgGGGCTGCCCCAGAGAAGACCCCAAGACTCCTGGTTCCTCTGGAGTTCAGTACAGGAGGGATTGCCTGGGAAAGGAAGTCAAGGTTCCCCCGAAAAGAAGCAAAATCCTAGACAGCAGTGATCACTTGTTAAGCCCGAATTGCTCCTCCAACATCCATCCCTCTCTCGCTCTCGCTGGCTGCGGGAGCAGCACACGCCTCCCCTGGCCGCGAACGCGCgccgggcgggggcggggccagggcCGAGCCGAGGGTGTGGCGTTCGCGACGGTCGCCAGGGGCGCCTCCAGGAGCGGCGGGGAGGGCGCAGTCACGACGCCGCGACTCCCCGCACTCTGGCCGGGCCCCCAGACTCCCAGGATCCGGGATCGATTCCAGGAGTCTTTGGCTGCGGTCCCCAGAGGAGAGGAGCAAATCCTGGAGAAGTGTCCCTTTTGGGGCCGGAATGGGGGTTTCGACGGCAGCGCGGGAGTCCCCAGAGGGCCTGGGAGCGGGGAGCTCCCCGGGAGGTGCAGTCCTGAAAATGGGGTCCTTTGGGACATCTTCTCCACTCCCTAACTTGCTTTCTCCAGATCTCCCCTCGAGCCTCGTCCTCTTCTCCACACCCCACCCCCTCCCAAAGCGGGTTTGTCGGGTTGGGAGCCCGGGGCACCTCCGGCGAGGTTGCAGGCGGGGAGCCCTCCTGTGCCTGCCAGCGCGCCCAGATCCCCCAGTCTCCGCCTTCCCTGCACACAGGAGTTGAGTGGCTTCAGGGTCGGGGTTGGGCCTCCGGGGTGCGGAGGAGACCGACTTTCAACCTGTATTCCACCCCGGGTAGGGGAATGTTACGAAATTGGAATCAGGCCCAGGCTAGGGGCTGTGCAAGGGAAGCAGCAGTCCTACGGGAAGAGGGTTGGAGAGATGAATGAGTTCCAGGGTGGGCCCGGGGCTGGGGGCTTTGGAAAGCGGGGAAGAGCCCGCAGATAACCTGTTGCTGCAAAAAGAAATACGGCTCTGGTACCGACCGAGGGCTCTTTGGATCCCTCAGGATAGAAATCAAGGAGATCTTAGCAGAAAGCAagtttctttggttttctttcttttaattaaatcTTGCGCGCACAAGGGAGCtaacaccaagaaaaaaaagtgggctgCTCCTCGAAGTCAGGGTATGGGTTTCTTTTACGGGCCTCTCCCATAAGGGGACATAGGGGAACTATGGACAGAGCATATAGAGGTGGAGATTTTCTGGTGCACTTCTTCATAGAACCTATGTATCATTCGCATTTTAAATCTCCACCTCTGAGCGTGaatttttgcattaaaataaggaaaaggtCACTGAGTTGAAAGTTAAACCTAGCTGCAAGCCGGGACCTCGGGCAAGTCCTTGGTCCCCTAAAGCAGGAACGTCTGGTTAAAAACTTCTTGGGCCTTTCATGCGGACTGGCTGAAGTTTCTATCTGAGGAagggtttctccttgtttctTGCTTATTTCTTTGGACCACATTAAAACGGTAAAGTAGACAGCTCGCCTGTCTGAGGCCTGCCAGAATCAAGCAGGCTAGAGGTTTGGCTCCGGGAAGTCTCTGTCttatgcttattattattattttgtctttttgttcttttccttttttgtggagaatggggttTAAGCGTGCTCCACAGGGCCCAGCAGCCCGAGGATCTCTATCTTAGTGATCTTTCCCACtgcccatttctattaaaaaaaaaaaaaaaaaaaaaaggttctacaGTTCATCCCCACCCCACTTCCACACACGCGAGCGTGCGTgagtgaacacatggacacacacacgcgcgcgcgcgcacacaaaACCAGAAGTTCAAGTGGCGACAGGGTCTCTGTAGAACCTCTCCCAGCGCGCCCGATGAAGCATGCAGGCAGTGGCGGCGCGTGCCCGGACTGTTGGAGCAAATCCGACCTTGGGCGGGTTGGTTGGCGCCGGGACGGTCACTGTCGTCCTCGGGGAAGCAGCTTTGTTCAAGGGCCCTATTGGGCCTCCTCCTTTTGTGATGCTCAATTAATTATTAAGGGAAATATTCCCGAGCTGAATTATAGATATGCCCTGCACTCACTCACCTAACCGCTGCCGGCTTGGAAAAGGACACCTGGAGGGctgctttttgttgctgtttgatttttcttttatctttttaaataacgAACACACCCTCAAATGGAATTGTAATCAgtgtgaagaaaaaagaagagaagaaatgaaaccTGGAGTGGACCCTGGTTTTTCTAACTTCTTTCAGCTAATGCAGCTTGAAATTTTGGCATGCATAAGTTAACCTGTAACCCCTGGCCTCAATCCTGGTGGAGGAGCTGAGAGAAAGGCAACTTCATGCTGGCTCTAGAGACATTCTTTGCCTCAATTCATTCCCTACTGCAGTTCGTTCCAAAAGCAGGGAGAGAGGTTTCTCTAAAAATGAGAAAGATCATATTCACTGGCCCCAAACCCTCTCTGTACCTCTACAATATGATATCACACTGTACCCTTTCATACATACCAGAAGCAAATAACTGGTAATATTTGTTGTTGGCTCATTCAAAGGATGTTTCTTGGGATGGTAAAAAGCAAGGGTGAGGGCACAGGATCTTGGGACCTGTTTCTCAAAAGCAATTTATGAGATCAATCCAGTGCAGCAATGGAATGCTTTCagggagatgaaaaatgagatgtAATGAGGTGCTAAAGATGAAAGTTACATTGAAGCTTGGACATTTTAATTGAATCATGTTAAAACTTTATGAATTATGCTTCCCTTTTGCTGTTTGTTCCTATCCcagataattttaaagttttcaatgCCTGAGAACTTCATAAATATCTGCATTTCTTAGGTGCCGGGTAATCTGAATTACTAAAATACAACAGGAATGAGGCTGAGGAACAACTCTACTCTTGGGAGGACTTGGTTAACGCAGGTAAGATGAACTGAGTGTCCACCTAGTACCTGGCTCTGTGTTTAGTTCTTTGAATGTATGTTATATACCTTATTTGCATAcctaaatgcttttttttaaatgtggtaagTACTATTATTACCACTATTTTTTagacaaggaaatgaaggcttaCGATGATTAGCTAACTTGCCCAAAGGTTACATAGCTAATTATGCAGCAGAACTAAGCCTTATATATCTGACTCTGCAGTGCTATATATATGACTGACCCAGTGCTAGTGATAATAATACCATGTGGTCTATGCCCGTTCGTTCATACAAACTAGTGGCTGTCACAGAGGCATACACAGATTATGAAACAAGGGGATTTGTGTTATGGTGGATGTATGAGAACATTGCTCCTTGGGTGCAAAGAGTGGAGCAGCATCTAATGcgaaggaagaaagcaagaattCCCAAGGAAAGAGGAGCAAtgtctcaaaaatattaagtGTCGGTGTGGCTGCCATGGAGAATACACAGGCACATGATACTGGGATGGAACAGAAGCAGCTAGAGCTGGCAATAGGTTAGGACTGACTGGGACATGTCCCCTCCCAACCTTCTCCcaccacacatgctcacacactccTAGCTCTTTGtccatttaaataattaattcatAAAGCAAACAAGAAATATTCTATCTCTCCTTGAAATTATCCTAAGAATTCCTAGAAACTAATAAACAGTAGCAAAAAGATTCTTTGCTTGAGACCAACAAAAATCTACCTTGTCTTAGTCCCCAAACcctgtttactttttatttttttttttgaaatgggctCTCGCTCtgtctgtcactcaagctggagtgcagtagcatgatcacagttcacagcaacctcgaactaactcctgggctcaagtgatccccctgcctcagcctccgacaTAGATGGGGCTAACAGTATGTAACACCACgcccagttatttttatttatttatttatttttactttttgtggagacagggtcttactatgctgaccaggctggtctcaaactggcctcacgtgttcctcccacctcggcctcctaaaataccagtgcctggcatgagccactgtgcccagcctctcttttctttaaagaggaaaatattattttcttgcttttcttagtCATCGACTAGTCAAAATTCTTTAAGCTCTCCACCACCAAATACACCTATTACCACAAAGAATGTAATCCTGGCTTTGAATTCTCTTAGTGGTGGTACAAATGTTCCAGATCACACTATGAAGCCTTTGCTTATAGAGAAAGGGGCAGAGGGCAGCAGATCGTCTCTGTACAAAGCACCATAGGAAGCCCTGTAGGATACGAGCTAGGTCCATTATACATGTTTTTGTTCTCTTTGAGGACTGTGGTCCACAGTGAATTGCAATGTTCTATTTACCCCTCTGTCTCCCCAAACATGCCTGTGATACTTCACTGAGAACAGGCACTATATCCTGAGCAGCTAGCATTGTACTTGACCCAGAGTAGAATGTGAATGAATAATGGAAGAGGCTTCCCTTTGCCAAGAAAGTTCAGTGAATGTGTTGTGAGAGAACTAGAGGATCGCTTTTTCACCTGCTCACCCCACCCTCTCAACTATCTCACTTTTAAAGTTCTGAAGTGATATGTAGGGTGGGGTATGAGAAGGCCCTGGGGATTTGGTTCCATGCTCCCATTCCCAAATTTATGGATGGGGATATTTTGAGCAACCCATCATTCCTTATAAAATGTGAGTCACTCAGCTAGTTTTTTCTTGTAGATCAGTTTTCAATGGCCGTTTGCCACCACTTCCTATTCTATCTTATGCATATCGACACTGTTCAAAAAGACATCAGAAAAGCATATTTGTCTCTTACAACAATGAGTGTCTTATTCCACttcagctgctataacaaagtatcataaactggtagcttataaacaacagaaatgaatttCTCACAGAATTGGAGGGTgggaaatacaaaattaagatATCAGAAAATTCAATGTCTGGCAAGAGTCcattttctggttcatagatggtgccttcttgctggGTCCTCACAGTGTAGAAAAGGCAGCTCACTGAGGCctttcttataagggcactactCCCATTCATAAGGGCTCAGCCCTCATGGATTAATTAATCACCTCCCCATAAGTCCTGTATCCTAATATCATCactttgggggttaggatttcgaCAGAAGAATTTAGAGaagacacattcagaccatagctgTGCAAAACATCCACCCCGGAAAGAAAGACTGACTGCTCATTCACTGACTCTGATCACAACACCCTGCCAGACACAATAGTGATTAAGACAGCTT
Encoded here:
- the KCNA4 gene encoding potassium voltage-gated channel subfamily A member 4, encoding MEVAMVSAESSGCNSHMPYGYAAQARARERERLAHSRAAAAAAVAAATAAVEGSGGSGGGSHHHHQSRGACTSHDPQSSRGSRRRKRQRPEKKKAHHRQSSFPHCSDLMPSGSEEKILRELSEEEEDEEEEEEEEEEGRFYYSEDDHGDECSYTDLLPQDEGGGGYSSVRYSDCCERVVINVSGLRFETQMKTLAQFPETLLGDPEKRTQYFDPLRNEYFFDRNRPSFDAILYYYQSGGRLKRPVNVPFDIFTEEVKFYQLGEEALLKFREDEGFVREEEDRALPENEFKKQIWLLFEYPESSSPARGIAIVSVLVILISIVIFCLETLPEFRDDRDLVMALSAGGHGGLLNDTSAPHLENSGHTIFNDPFFIVETVCIVWFSFEFVVRCFACPSQALFFKNIMNIIDIVSILPYFITLGTDLAQQQGGGNGQQQQAMSFAILRIIRLVRVFRIFKLSRHSKGLQILGHTLRASMRELGLLIFFLFIGVILFSSAVYFAEADEPNTHFQSIPDAFWWAVVTMTTVGYGDMKPITVGGKIVGSLCAIAGVLTIALPVPVIVSNFNYFYHRETENEEQTQLTQNAVSCPYLPSNLLKKFRSSTSSSLGDKSEYLEMEEGVKESLCAKEEKCQGKGDDSETDKNNCSNAKAVETDV